One genomic segment of Camelus ferus isolate YT-003-E chromosome 19, BCGSAC_Cfer_1.0, whole genome shotgun sequence includes these proteins:
- the SRSF6 gene encoding serine/arginine-rich splicing factor 6, whose amino-acid sequence MPRVYIGRLSYNVREKDIQRFFSGYGRLLEIDLKNGYGFVEFEDSRDADDAVYELNGKELCGERVIVEHARGPRRDRDGYSYGSRSGGGGYSSRRTSGRDKYGPPVRTEFRLIVENLSSRCSWQDLKDFMRQAGEVTYADAHKERTNEGVIEFRSYSDMKRALDKLDGTEINGRNIRLIEDKPRTSHRRSYSGSRSRSRSRRRSRSRSRRSSRSRSRSISKSRSRSRSRSKGRSRSRSKGRKSRSKSKSKPKSDRGSRSRSRSRSKDEYEKSRSRSRSRSRSPKENGKGDIKSKSRSRSQSRSNSPLPAAPSKARSVSPPPKRASRSRSRSHSKSRSRSRSSSRD is encoded by the exons ATGCCGCGCGTCTACATAGGACGCCTGAGCTACAACGTCCGGGAGAAGGACATCCAGCGCTTTTTCAGTGGCTACGGCCGCCTTCTCGAAATAGACCTTAAAAATGG GTACGGCTTCGTGGAGTTCGAGGACTCCCGCGACGCCGACGACGCCGTTTACGAGCTGAACGGCAAGGAACTCTGCGGCGAGCGCGTGATCGTGGAGCACGCCCGTGGCCCGCGCCGCGATCGCGACGGCTACAGCTACGGAAGCCGCA GTGGTGGAGGTGGATACAGCAGTCGGAGAACCTCTGGCAGAGACAAATATGGACCACCTGTACGCACAGAGTTCAGACTTATTGTAGAAAATCTTTCTAGTCGTTGCAGTTGGCAAGATTTAAAG GATTTCATGAGACAAGCTGGTGAGGTAACCTATGCGGATGCTCACAAAGAACGCACAAACGAAGGCGTCATTGAGTTTCGCTCCTACTCTGACATGAAGCGTGCTTTGGATAAGCTGGATGGTACAGAAATCAATGGGAGAAATATTAGACTCATTGAAGATAAACCACGAACAAGCCATAGGCGGTCTTATTCTGGAAGCAGATCAAG GTCACGATCTAGAAGAAGGTCACGGAGTAGGAGTCGCAGGAGCAGCCGCAGTAGATCTCGAAGTATCTCAAAAAGTCGCTCACG ATCCAGGTCTCGGAGCAAAGGTCGATCACGTTCTCGTTCAAAAGGCAGGAAATCTAGATCAAAAAGCAAATCTAAGCCCAAGTCTGATCGGGGCTCCCGTTCGCGCTCTCGAAGCAGGTCGAAGGATGAGTATGAGAAATCTCGAAGCAGGTCTCGTTCTCGATCTCGTTCCcctaaagaaaatggaaaaggtgaTATAAAGTCAAAATCTAGATCAAGGAGCCAATCTCGTTCCAATTCACCCCTACCTGCTGCACCCTCAAAAGCCCGTTCTGTGTCCCCTCCACCAAAAAGAGCTTCAAGATCCCGTTCTAGATCTCATTCAAAGTCAAGGTCACGATCCAGATCGAGTTCCAGAGATTAA